From the Burkholderia sp. WP9 genome, the window CCGGGAACGACCTGGTTTTCCGTACAGAAAGGGGAGCATGAATGCGACGGCGTACCGCTGGCAGACCAATTTGATTTACACACGCTCGGACCCATCATTGAAGACTTCACCGACACGCTCGCCATTCTTGAAACGCTTGACCTGCTCATTACCGTCGATACTGCCGCTGCACATCTCGCCGGTGCGGCAAACCTTCCAGTCTGGGTACTTTTGCCCGCGTACTCGGAGTTGCGCTGGCTAACCGCCAGAACAGATAGCCCCTGGTACCCATCAATGCGGCTATTCCGCCAGCGCGAACTCGGAGATTGGAACCCCGTTATCGAAGAAATGGGGGAAGCTCTGACGGATTGGTGCGGCACCGGACCAAAGTAGCCGCCGCACCTCTCCCGCCTTTTCATCTCACCGCCTATTCGACCCCGACACCACATCGATCCAAACGGCCAGCACGAGAATGCTGCCCTTCACGATCATCTGCCAATACGCATCCACGTCCAGCATCGACATGCCGTTATCGAGGCTCGCCATGACGAGCGCGCCGATCAGCGCGCCGTAGACCGTGCCGGACCCTCCGCGCATCGACGTCCCGCCGATAAAACACGCGGCAATCGCATCGAGTTCGCCCATCGATCCGGCCGAAGGCGATCCCGCCGCAAGCCGCGCCGTATTGACGATGCCGCCGAACGCGCACATCAGCCCCATCAGCGCGAAGATCGCCAGTTTCACGCGGTTAGTGTTGACGCCTGAGAGCCGGGTCGCTTCGAGGTTCGAACCGACCGCGTAGATGCGCCGCCCGAACACCGTCTGCGTGGCGATCCACGTAAAGATGCCCAGCAGCGCGAGCAGCAACAGCACCGGCACGGGAATGCCACCGTAACGGTCAAGCGTGGCGACGAAGCCGGCGAGAATCACACCCGCGCCGACCACCTTCACGACGTCCTGCCAGAACGGCACCACCCGCAGTTGATAGCGCTCGCGGTTGCGCCGCTGGCGTATCGTCAGAAACGCCAGCAACAGAAACAGCACCACCGCAAGCGTATCGCCCGCGAGTCTCGGCAGATACCCTTGGCCGACGAACACGAAACCATCCGACACCGGTGCAATCGTCGATCCGCCTGTCACACCGAGCAGAATGCCGCGATAGGCAAGCATGCCGCCGAGCCCGACAATGAACGAAGGCACGCGCCGGTAAGTCGACCACCATCCGTTGAACATGCCGATCAGTACCCCAAGCAGCATGACCACCGGCAACGTGACGCCGAGCGGCCAGTGTCGGTTGACGTCGAGTATCGCCGCCACGCCGCCGAGCAAACCGAGCAGCGAGCCGACCGACAGATCGATCTCGCCGGCAATGATCACGAACACCATGCCGCACGCGAGCATGCCGGTAATCGACATCTGCCGCAGCAGGTTCGACAGATTGCGCGGCGTA encodes:
- a CDS encoding sugar ABC transporter permease, with translation MTPDVTSHRADEAVPRGAFGGPQRLQQLFARYKILALLIAVAAIWIFFSVLTHGAFVTPRNLSNLLRQMSITGMLACGMVFVIIAGEIDLSVGSLLGLLGGVAAILDVNRHWPLGVTLPVVMLLGVLIGMFNGWWSTYRRVPSFIVGLGGMLAYRGILLGVTGGSTIAPVSDGFVFVGQGYLPRLAGDTLAVVLFLLLAFLTIRQRRNRERYQLRVVPFWQDVVKVVGAGVILAGFVATLDRYGGIPVPVLLLLALLGIFTWIATQTVFGRRIYAVGSNLEATRLSGVNTNRVKLAIFALMGLMCAFGGIVNTARLAAGSPSAGSMGELDAIAACFIGGTSMRGGSGTVYGALIGALVMASLDNGMSMLDVDAYWQMIVKGSILVLAVWIDVVSGSNRR